The sequence ATCTATGTGCCCTTCCATTCTCATCAGGTAATAAATCCGGAGAAACGGTAGACTCGACTTAGTCACTGATCCAACATGGCTAGAACCAAACTTGATATCTTTCCAGCACATGAAAATGATCAAGTTTCGCGTCTTATTGTCAGGCACCACTGGATTGTCAAAGGGCGTGATGCTAACACACCGAAACCTGGTGGCTAACCTCTGCTCGACCCTATTCAGTGTTGGCCCTGAACTAATTGGTCAGATCACCATACTAGGCCTAATACCATTTTTTCACATATATGGCCTAACTGGAATATGCTGTGCCACCATAAGGAACAAAGGGAAAGTTGTGTTGATGCGTCGGTACGAGCTCCGGACATTTCTCAATGCATTGATCACACATGAGGTCACATTTGCGCCTATTGTCCCACCCATTATTCTGGGATTGGTCAAGAATCCTATCGTCGATGAGTTTGATCTTAGTAAACTCAAGCTGAGATCCATCATGACCGCTGCAGCTCCGCTCGCTCCAGAAATCCTTAAAGAATTTGAAAAGAAATTTCCTGGTGTTGAAGTCCAAGAGGTGAAGTACTATTCCAAAATTTGTCCAATCTCAAAATCCCATAACTCCTTGATTATTTGCCTCTTGTACATGATTTTAGGCATATGGAATGACTGAGCATAGCTGCATTACGCTAACTCATGCGGATCCAAACAAGGGACATGGAATTGCGAAGAAAAATTCAGTAGGATTCATCCTTCCAAACTTGGAACTGAAATTCATTGATCCCGAAACAGGTCACTCACTTCCCAAGAACACAACAGGAGAAATCTGCGTGCGAAGCCAGTGCGTCATGAAAGGTGAACTAGCCACGCAAAAGGGCCGATAAAATATAACCTTCATCATTTCTTGCATTATACCTGTAACATTATATGTAAAAATAACTTCAGGATACTACAAGAACGAATACGAAACCACTCTCACCATTGACAAAGATGGGTGGCTTCATACCGGAGATATAGGCTACATTGACGACGATGGGGATGTTTTCCTTGTGGATCGAATCAAAGAATTGATCAAATACAAAGGTTTCCAGGTACTATACTATTGATCATGTGTCCGCAAAATTGTAAGATCTGTCACTTGTCTCTAGttacaactcaaatattttaaacagtgTCACAATCAAATGACATGCCCCGTGCCACATATGAAGTTTGAGAGAAAATTCACTAAAATACCTCACATCTCATCCAAAGATTTCAGTGGCAGCAttgaaaaacattaaattttgttttttttttctgaaaacaATTATAGGTTGCTCCAGCTGAATTAGAGGCCATCCTTCTAACACACCCTTCGGTTGAAGATGCTGCTGTAGTGGGGTAATATCAACATAATCTATAAATTACTGTCTAGAAATGGATACATTGACCATTGCAAAATGAATCTGATTCAGGTTACCGAACGAAGAATCCGGAGAGATACCAGCAGCATCTGTCGTGCTAAACTCAAAGGCAAAAGAAAGTGAGGAGGATATAATGAACTACATTTCATCCAATGTGGCCAGCTACAAACGTGTGAGGGTGCTCCAGTTCGTCGACGCGATCCCGAAATCGCCTTCTGGGAAAATAATGAGAAGGATCATCAAGGAAAACATGATAAAGAATATGTAGATATTAAGCCAAACAAAGGTTTCAAGCATACACTACAATAATGTTGATTCTTGAAGTTATTTGAGGCCAAATAGTTTATGATCAGCTCATGAGGAAATTTATTTCCTGTCTATATCACAACAAATTCGAACTTTTTGAATCGtgtttttagaatttatataTGTGATTttccatttatttatttctttcattaatcattacataaaataaaaatgacatTGAATTCATGGAAGGATTTTATGTCTGATAAAAGTATAGggaatttttaatcaaaaagtattattttgttCCATACAAGTAAGCCCTTATAAAGTTACATTCCATCGGGGttcagtattttaatttttttcaggtCCTGTATCTTGCATTGATTTTTTGATGTTGTAGAAATATTATTTGTAACCTCTAAATATAAGtgattatagattttttttctcacaaatttattaagaaaaaaaatccataatcacttatttctAAATATTGCAAATACTATTTAGCTAATTATGATCCTAAGACTTATATTTGTTTTCAATTATAAACCTCTTCAAACGCAGGGAAAAAAAACGAGACTAATCAAATTGCTTATTAATTACAGTACCATCGAACTGTTTTTGAACCAAAAAATAACCGATCAaatggaattaaataaaaaattcgtTTTAATTTAAgggcaacttgtagataactccctaaatcaaacataagtttcaatttactccctatatttgtcttttcgaaaatgcccttgtctttattttaatcattattatttcttgaattatcaaatgtggaatcggattcaaaatctgatttacttgattcatcaagataataaatattttcatcgtcggatgaaaattcaattgtttctactggatagaatccaatagtatatatttcttcaagaagtttaactttattttatttttcgtttcgttttggacattcatatgcataatgaccttcttcattgcacaaccaacatgtgcagttctttcctttaccttttgggcaaggtggttttttattatcaaactttttattaaaaaaatttttataaggttttctgaagaaattccttctaaatttctttttcttatagggaataaattttctattaaaatatttataaggtttatttaatttattatgtttctgtcgttttaaatatttgtgtgacatgtttgttttacaaccgtattcttttactgtgaatttcattttgtcacaacaaagtttattgttttgtttgtaagatttggatatttttttatttaatgttacttcatgacatttttttgttataacgtctttaataaatttaatagctcctcctagtgttttggcataagcactagttaagaattcatctttactatttattggtatattaggtattttattaaaaatacttaatttataatgctattttttatcagcatctattaactgataatagtttgtttcataatcacatataaattTTTCTAGATAACATAGattacataattttatattatccagaataaaaattgctctattttgttctatattttttgctactaaattagcgtcattattagaaactcctaaaaattcttggtacaaggcatcaacaaatagtttgaaatatcgatgtcctgtcattccttgtggtagattagtaattattaggttttcagcccaagttcttactgctcctaccagtgtcatttaaaacttgaatattctcacttttgtctaataatggtgttaattgaatttgtactgatagttcatttgcccaatgatctatcttttattttctttctttggttgttgaacaacctaaatctaagatattctgtttcacaaatcttgatatttttgattctctaagaatatctctaacatctttataagatccagagtattggtctctgttatatttaaattcttcatcatctcgtccaccactaccttctacattcgttcgtagatttaatcgtggtctagaatcatctcaGATtatgattctgaaatatccatatctctgtattgttctgagtcctgatgtgaatgatataattcttctgtatttactcctatttgttcaaaatcagatgagtcggtttcactaaacatctccatacttatgtttgccataactaagaggatttctataccatgattcaattttgaatggtggttcttcttccatttttctttttcctttatctattggaagaacttctttaagatagtttaatatttcattactatgtctttcctgttcaattattaatctagtcgttgctaaatcaatatattctttgaaatttttctctaattattgtattgatagattgatcttattgatattattttctaaatctcctagatctttttctaattttattaatgacgtcattgcgatgaggttgattcattaacaataacttgtttaattttaagaatattttgattcatggtttcaatcttttcaagaatatcttcatcatttctagcaaatgataatgatcttcttggtacagactgttttgtgatttggaggtcatctgaactccatcttttatagggatttatttcttcaataaatgatTTTCGAAGGTGttaaattcttgtaatattttcaaacactctttcaacagaaatggttggttttgttgaaattattcctgtttgagaattaatacttattgctaaaccgacaacatagtttatattgatcggatggttttctgttaacataagattatttttataaaagtaataatctaatgttaaaacgtcatttatgtttttatcaaaaagagatatattgtattgtggataaatacaaaatttcatctttttgtaacataagtttccttcaatttttccaaggatagaatcctcaagattacgtatccttttgtcacgaactgttatttcaattggtgtatctattccttctcggtagtgagctgatactattatttcgattcctccaatgtgaacatattttagttcagatcgttctttttcactggcttttgccatgatggtatcaatatcttgagttgttaataacttcagagtattagaccttgagttatttattttacaagatcgttcttttgtacgaatcgaataataaattaattttttttaggattaataaaatttgaaatcttgcttaatattcctggttggtctattagatttgtttttgaattagaaaaccctgTTTTCTGTATCTCAGCAAACTTATtctgattaaatataatattcaaattatactcttggttctcttcagattcatcaatctgactattttgatttggaattgttacttctttcattttaacagatgatagaacttcttaatttttttaaggctattaaaagcctttttgctgaatctatctgttctaataaattctgaaaatcttc comes from Henckelia pumila isolate YLH828 chromosome 4, ASM3356847v2, whole genome shotgun sequence and encodes:
- the LOC140866418 gene encoding 4-coumarate--CoA ligase-like 1, producing MGTDAKNLAEDEIIFRSKCQPVSVPDDITLPEFVLSDVDLYQDKMAFVDAVTGKGYTYREVSRNIKRFSKAVRSLGLRKGRVVVVLLPNVAEYAIIALGIMAAGGVFSGANPSAHASEIQKQVEAADAKLIVTDGATYHKVKDLGLPVIIQGEDRVDGTMYWDELLEAADKANTDTIDEKVEQTDLCALPFSSGTTGLSKGVMLTHRNLVANLCSTLFSVGPELIGQITILGLIPFFHIYGLTGICCATIRNKGKVVLMRRYELRTFLNALITHEVTFAPIVPPIILGLVKNPIVDEFDLSKLKLRSIMTAAAPLAPEILKEFEKKFPGVEVQEAYGMTEHSCITLTHADPNKGHGIAKKNSVGFILPNLELKFIDPETGHSLPKNTTGEICVRSQCVMKGYYKNEYETTLTIDKDGWLHTGDIGYIDDDGDVFLVDRIKELIKYKGFQVAPAELEAILLTHPSVEDAAVVGLPNEESGEIPAASVVLNSKAKESEEDIMNYISSNVASYKRVRVLQFVDAIPKSPSGKIMRRIIKENMIKNM